The following proteins come from a genomic window of Chanos chanos chromosome 15, fChaCha1.1, whole genome shotgun sequence:
- the med31 gene encoding mediator of RNA polymerase II transcription subunit 31 has translation METEEQSRNRFQIELEFVQCLANPNYLNFLAQRGFLREKPFVNYLKYLLYWKEPEYAKFLKYPHCLHMLELLQYEHFRKELVNGQCAKFIDEQQVLHWQHYSRKRMRLQQALAEQQQLQQQQPSTHSNAASK, from the exons ATGGAAACAG AGGAGCAGTCGAGGAACCGATTCCAGATAGAATTGGAGTTTGTTCAGTGCCTGGCAAATCCAAATTACCTCAACT TTTTGGCTCAAAGAGGATTCCTGCGGGAAAAGCCTtttgtgaattatttaaaatatttgctTTACTGGAAAGAACCTGAATATGCCAAATTCTTGAA GTATCCTCATTGCCTGCACATGCTGGAGCTGCTGCAGTATGAGCACTTCCGTAAGGAACTGGTGAATggtcagtgtgccaaatttatCGATGAGCAGCAGGTATTACACTGGCAGCATTATTCACGCAAACGCATGCGCCTTCAGCAGGCGCTGGCCGAACAACAGCaactacaacagcaacaaccCTCCACCCACAGCAATGCTGCCTCCaaatga